In Alistipes ihumii AP11, a genomic segment contains:
- a CDS encoding peptidase U32 family protein, which translates to MGTGKIVELLAPAKDYAHGCAAIDCGADALYVGAPAFGARAGAAVPVDEIGRLCDYAHRFGAKVFVTMNTLVYESELSEAERIARDMYRAGADALIVQDAAFLRMDLPPIELHASTQMFNMDPVRARFWYEAGFTRLIVERAASLDEMRRIAGAAPGLEIEAFVHGAICVCYSGRCFMSRSMGPRSGNRGDCSQACRLPYELLDGRMRSQGRARHWLSVRDLNLSDRLEEMIDAGVGSFKIEGRLKDMAYVRNVVGWYRSRLDEIFFRRPDLKRASQGSVALDFEPDPAKSFSRGSTHYFLDGPAAGVASLDTPKSLGEAVGTVVSAGREWFGMSGKIALAPGDGICFADETGELRGTYVNRTEDGRVYPNRMDGIGCGTAIFRNYDRRFSGALERSRSRRTLPVEAAVEATRNRISVTFSDGSSQATASRDGRFDEALDPLRAERTVRAQTAKTGDTSYEVCRIEVRWDMPRFVPVSLLNELRREALSRLDAGRAACYVRRSRREENLRALFPDTELSAEENVVNSLAAGFYREHGVRRIEPGFDAGPIPEGCRVMRTRYCLRRETGQCLRKNPAYRGRLFLASGRHVYELLFDCARCEMSVVYRGERGEPAREEGARRERKPGRSRR; encoded by the coding sequence ATGGGCACGGGAAAAATCGTCGAGCTGCTGGCTCCGGCCAAGGACTACGCTCACGGATGCGCCGCGATCGACTGCGGAGCCGATGCGCTGTATGTCGGCGCGCCGGCTTTCGGCGCGCGGGCCGGCGCGGCCGTGCCGGTCGACGAGATCGGCCGGCTGTGCGATTACGCCCACCGTTTCGGGGCCAAGGTCTTCGTCACGATGAACACGCTCGTCTACGAGAGCGAGCTGTCCGAGGCCGAGCGGATCGCCCGCGACATGTACAGGGCCGGAGCCGACGCGCTGATCGTGCAGGATGCCGCTTTTCTGCGTATGGATCTGCCTCCGATCGAGTTGCACGCCTCGACGCAGATGTTCAATATGGACCCGGTCCGCGCCCGCTTCTGGTACGAGGCGGGCTTTACGAGGCTGATCGTGGAACGGGCGGCCTCGCTCGACGAAATGCGGCGGATCGCCGGGGCCGCGCCCGGCCTCGAGATCGAAGCGTTCGTGCATGGGGCGATCTGCGTTTGCTACAGCGGCCGCTGCTTCATGAGCCGTTCGATGGGGCCCCGCAGCGGCAACCGGGGCGATTGCTCGCAGGCGTGCCGGCTGCCGTACGAACTGCTCGACGGCCGGATGCGTTCGCAGGGGCGGGCCCGGCACTGGCTTTCGGTACGCGATCTGAACCTATCGGACCGGCTCGAGGAGATGATCGACGCCGGAGTCGGCTCCTTCAAGATCGAGGGGCGGCTGAAGGATATGGCCTATGTGCGCAACGTCGTGGGATGGTACCGTAGCCGGCTGGATGAAATATTCTTCCGGCGGCCGGATTTGAAACGGGCCTCGCAGGGGAGCGTCGCGCTCGATTTCGAGCCCGATCCCGCCAAGAGCTTCTCGCGCGGCTCGACGCATTATTTCCTGGACGGACCGGCGGCCGGGGTCGCTTCGCTCGATACGCCCAAGTCGCTCGGCGAGGCGGTCGGGACGGTCGTCTCGGCGGGTCGGGAGTGGTTCGGGATGAGCGGAAAGATCGCGCTTGCCCCCGGCGACGGCATCTGTTTCGCGGACGAGACGGGCGAGTTGAGGGGGACCTATGTCAACCGGACGGAGGACGGCCGCGTCTATCCGAACCGCATGGACGGAATCGGGTGCGGGACGGCGATTTTCCGCAATTACGACCGTCGTTTTTCGGGGGCGCTGGAGCGCAGCCGTTCCCGTCGGACGCTGCCTGTCGAGGCGGCCGTCGAAGCGACTCGGAACCGGATATCGGTGACGTTCTCGGACGGTTCGTCGCAGGCGACGGCCTCGCGCGATGGCCGTTTCGACGAAGCGCTCGATCCGTTGCGGGCCGAACGGACGGTCCGGGCGCAGACGGCCAAGACCGGCGACACGAGCTATGAAGTATGCCGGATCGAGGTGCGCTGGGACATGCCTCGCTTCGTGCCCGTTTCTTTGCTGAACGAGCTGAGGCGCGAGGCGCTTTCGCGGCTCGATGCCGGGCGGGCGGCATGTTATGTCCGCCGGTCCCGCCGGGAGGAGAATCTTCGGGCTCTTTTCCCGGATACGGAGCTTTCCGCCGAGGAAAACGTCGTCAATTCGCTGGCCGCCGGCTTCTACCGCGAGCACGGTGTGCGTCGGATCGAGCCGGGGTTCGACGCGGGCCCGATTCCCGAGGGTTGCCGCGTCATGCGGACGCGCTATTGCCTGAGACGGGAGACGGGGCAGTGCCTCCGGAAGAACCCGGCCTATCGGGGACGCCTTTTTCTGGCGTCCGGGCGGCATGTGTACGAGCTGCTGTTCGATTGCGCCCGCTGCGAAATGAGCGTCGTATATCGGGGCGAGCGCGGAGAGCCGGCGCGGGAAGAAGGTGCCCGAAGGGAGCGGAAGCCCGGACGGTCCCGGCGATGA
- a CDS encoding TrmH family RNA methyltransferase yields MIKSEIAFVRSLSSKKERAASGLFVAEGEKLVGEMLASEFRVRKIFRCGEEDRSEAGSVDTEHVSPKEMERISALKTPTPVLALVELPRYRLSAGTGTDDLALALDGVQDPGNLGTIVRLADWFGIRDIVCSENTADCFGPKAVQATMGAIARVRVHYTALEPFLTRAAERGTPVYGTFLEGEDIYRAGLSAGGIVVMGSEGNGISSGTARCVTRRLFIPPYPGAAPTSESLNVAMATAVVAAEFRRRIR; encoded by the coding sequence GTGCCGCTTCCGGCCTGTTCGTGGCCGAGGGGGAGAAGCTCGTAGGCGAGATGCTCGCCTCGGAATTCCGCGTGCGCAAGATTTTCCGTTGCGGCGAGGAAGACCGGAGCGAGGCGGGGAGCGTCGATACCGAACACGTGTCGCCCAAGGAGATGGAGCGAATCAGCGCGCTGAAGACGCCGACGCCGGTGCTGGCTCTGGTCGAGCTGCCCCGCTATCGGTTGTCTGCCGGCACGGGGACGGACGATCTGGCGCTCGCGCTCGACGGAGTGCAGGACCCCGGCAATCTGGGAACGATCGTCCGGCTGGCCGACTGGTTCGGCATTCGCGACATCGTCTGCTCGGAAAACACCGCCGATTGTTTCGGACCGAAAGCCGTTCAGGCTACGATGGGGGCCATTGCCCGCGTGCGGGTGCACTATACGGCGCTGGAACCGTTCCTTACCCGTGCGGCGGAGCGGGGAACGCCTGTGTACGGGACGTTTCTGGAGGGGGAGGATATTTACCGGGCCGGGCTTTCCGCCGGCGGCATCGTCGTGATGGGCAGCGAAGGAAACGGCATCTCCTCCGGGACGGCCCGCTGCGTGACCCGGCGCCTTTTCATACCGCCCTATCCGGGAGCGGCGCCCACGTCCGAGTCGCTGAACGTGGCGATGGCCACGGCGGTCGTAGCGGCCGAGTTCCGGCGCCGCATCCGCTGA
- a CDS encoding sodium-dependent transporter, whose amino-acid sequence MKRGSFASRFGTIAAVGGSVIGLGNIWRFPYVAGENGGAAFILIYLTISFLISIPIMLSEFSLGRSTKRNSMRAFSKLAPGTKWKWVGYMGILCAFIILSFYCVIAGWSLEFLKESVLNRFHDRTPEQVAAAFDGFVASGWRPIAWTLVFIAASAFIVYSGIEKGIERYNKILMPMLFLLLFGMALNALTLDGARQGIDFLLKPDFSKITGTTVLEALGQSFFSMSLGMGCMITYGSYLRKNENMFRIGAMVSLSDITVAVLSGLAIFPAVFSFGISPTSGPELVFLTLPNVFARMSGGYVISVVFFVLLFLAAITSSVSLLEVIIAYLSEEMRITRSKAIVCTACTVAATGSLSALSMMPGSVLTIGGKNLFDLCDSLSSNLMMPLGGLFIVLFAGWVLSPRKLRDEMTSGLKYGTRVFPVVRFLIRFVIPVVIGILFASRIGLLF is encoded by the coding sequence ATGAAAAGAGGATCATTCGCGAGCCGCTTCGGCACGATCGCCGCCGTCGGAGGCTCGGTTATCGGACTGGGCAACATCTGGCGCTTCCCGTACGTGGCCGGCGAGAACGGCGGGGCGGCCTTCATTTTGATCTATCTGACGATCAGCTTTCTGATTTCCATTCCGATCATGCTGTCGGAATTCAGTCTGGGCCGTTCGACCAAACGCAACTCGATGCGCGCGTTCAGCAAACTGGCCCCGGGCACGAAATGGAAATGGGTGGGCTACATGGGCATTCTCTGCGCTTTCATCATTCTGTCGTTCTACTGCGTGATCGCCGGCTGGTCGCTCGAGTTTCTCAAGGAATCGGTGCTGAACCGCTTCCACGATCGCACGCCCGAGCAGGTGGCGGCGGCGTTCGACGGCTTCGTCGCCAGCGGCTGGCGACCGATCGCATGGACGCTCGTATTCATCGCGGCTTCGGCTTTCATCGTCTACTCGGGAATCGAAAAGGGAATCGAACGGTACAATAAAATCCTGATGCCGATGCTGTTTCTGCTGTTGTTCGGCATGGCTCTCAATGCGCTGACGCTCGACGGCGCGCGCCAGGGGATCGACTTTCTGCTGAAGCCCGACTTCAGCAAGATCACCGGAACGACCGTACTGGAAGCCCTCGGACAATCCTTCTTCTCGATGAGCCTCGGCATGGGCTGCATGATCACTTACGGCTCCTATCTGCGCAAGAACGAGAATATGTTCCGCATCGGGGCGATGGTCTCGCTGTCGGACATTACGGTGGCCGTCCTTTCGGGACTGGCCATTTTCCCCGCCGTCTTCTCATTCGGCATCTCGCCCACCTCGGGTCCGGAGCTGGTTTTTTTGACGCTGCCGAACGTTTTCGCCCGGATGAGCGGGGGCTATGTGATCTCGGTCGTATTTTTCGTCCTGCTGTTCTTGGCCGCAATCACCTCGTCGGTCTCGCTGCTCGAAGTCATCATCGCCTACCTGTCGGAAGAAATGCGCATCACGCGGTCGAAAGCCATCGTCTGCACGGCCTGTACCGTAGCCGCGACCGGATCGCTCAGCGCGCTGTCGATGATGCCCGGTTCGGTCCTGACTATCGGAGGAAAAAATCTGTTCGATCTGTGCGACAGCCTGTCGTCGAACCTGATGATGCCGCTGGGCGGTCTGTTCATCGTGCTGTTCGCAGGCTGGGTGCTATCGCCCCGAAAGCTGCGCGACGAAATGACCAGCGGACTGAAATACGGGACCCGCGTCTTCCCGGTCGTCCGGTTCCTGATCCGGTTCGTCATCCCCGTAGTGATCGGTATCCTGTTCGCCAGCCGGATCGGGCTGCTGTTCTAA
- a CDS encoding OmpH family outer membrane protein encodes MKRILIAVSAALLLAACNNKNSASTAGGAVTGADSSQSAVAAGGDIAYFNIDSLVSRYDMYIDLRAAYEQKAKKADTELTSKGRSLENDVRDYQDKIQKGLVTRSQAQSIEENLNKKQQSFMQHRDQVMSELAEEEQVMLNRIHYSITEYLKEFNSDYRYKMILSSSTTGPVLNADPSLDLTQIILEGLNKKYAAEKPEETPKSVTGK; translated from the coding sequence ATGAAAAGAATCTTGATCGCCGTATCAGCCGCACTTCTTCTGGCTGCCTGCAACAACAAAAACAGCGCCTCGACGGCAGGCGGGGCCGTAACCGGAGCCGACAGCAGCCAATCGGCCGTCGCAGCGGGCGGAGACATAGCCTATTTCAACATCGACTCGCTCGTCAGCCGATACGACATGTACATCGACCTGAGGGCCGCCTACGAGCAGAAGGCCAAAAAGGCCGATACGGAGCTGACTTCCAAGGGCCGCAGTCTCGAGAACGACGTGCGCGACTATCAGGACAAGATACAGAAAGGGCTGGTAACCCGCTCTCAGGCCCAGTCGATCGAGGAGAATCTGAACAAGAAACAGCAGAGCTTCATGCAGCACCGCGACCAAGTGATGTCCGAACTGGCCGAGGAAGAACAGGTGATGCTGAACCGTATCCATTACAGCATTACCGAGTACCTCAAAGAGTTCAACAGCGACTACCGCTACAAGATGATCCTCAGCTCGAGCACGACGGGCCCGGTGCTGAACGCCGATCCGTCGCTGGATCTGACTCAGATCATCCTCGAGGGACTCAACAAAAAGTACGCGGCCGAAAAGCCCGAGGAAACGCCCAAAAGCGTAACGGGCAAGTAG
- the coaE gene encoding dephospho-CoA kinase (Dephospho-CoA kinase (CoaE) performs the final step in coenzyme A biosynthesis.), with the protein MIKIGITGGIGSGKSTVCRAFAQLGVPVYDSDSRARRLMNEDVALKAAVSGLFGDGAYDADGLNRKYVAGRIFSDGTLRERLNAVVHPAVAEDFARWAERQQGPYVIEEAAILFESGAYQQMDKVVTVTAPESERIRRTCLRDGVVPEAVRARMAAQIDEAERIARADYVIRSGDEEPVLPKILELHGIFCRLR; encoded by the coding sequence ATGATTAAGATCGGCATAACCGGAGGGATAGGCAGCGGGAAAAGCACCGTGTGCCGCGCATTCGCGCAGTTGGGCGTACCCGTCTACGACTCCGACTCCCGGGCGCGCCGGCTGATGAACGAGGACGTCGCCCTGAAAGCCGCTGTAAGCGGGTTGTTCGGCGACGGAGCGTACGACGCCGACGGACTGAACCGGAAATACGTGGCCGGACGCATTTTCTCGGACGGGACGCTGCGCGAGCGCCTCAATGCCGTCGTACACCCTGCCGTAGCCGAGGACTTCGCCCGCTGGGCCGAACGCCAGCAAGGGCCCTACGTAATCGAGGAGGCCGCTATTCTGTTCGAGAGCGGCGCTTACCAGCAGATGGACAAGGTCGTGACGGTCACGGCTCCCGAGTCCGAGCGGATCCGCCGTACCTGCCTGCGCGACGGCGTCGTCCCGGAAGCGGTCCGCGCGCGCATGGCCGCCCAGATCGACGAGGCCGAACGGATCGCCCGCGCCGATTACGTGATCCGCTCCGGCGACGAGGAACCCGTCCTGCCGAAAATTCTGGAACTGCACGGGATATTCTGCCGGCTGCGCTGA
- the folP gene encoding dihydropteroate synthase, which yields MKLTVGKHSIDLSRPVVMTIINATPDSFYEGSRTPRADDVARRAERAVADGAAILDVGGYSSRPGADDVTPDEELRRVTLALETIRRRCPDTPVSIDTFRSEVAEGAIERFGPCIVNDITAGTADPAIAAVAARHGVPLIAMHMRGTPQTMQTMTRYDDLTGEVLAYFVEKIGWLRGEGVTQIVLDPGFGFSKTVEQNFRLLGEMHRLGELGYPVLAGISRKSMIYKTLDTTPDDALAGTTALHWECLRQGASILRVHDTREAAQIVALYERYEQSNDR from the coding sequence ATGAAACTGACCGTAGGAAAACATAGCATCGACCTGAGCCGTCCCGTCGTAATGACGATCATCAACGCGACGCCCGACTCATTCTACGAGGGCAGCCGCACGCCCCGGGCCGACGATGTCGCGCGCAGGGCGGAGCGGGCAGTCGCCGACGGCGCGGCCATTCTCGACGTGGGCGGCTATTCGTCCCGGCCGGGCGCCGACGACGTGACGCCCGACGAGGAACTGCGCCGCGTCACGCTCGCATTGGAAACGATCCGCCGCCGATGTCCCGACACGCCCGTATCGATCGATACGTTCCGTTCCGAAGTAGCCGAAGGCGCGATCGAACGCTTCGGGCCGTGCATAGTCAACGACATAACGGCCGGAACGGCGGACCCGGCGATCGCCGCCGTCGCGGCGAGGCACGGCGTCCCGCTGATCGCGATGCACATGCGCGGCACGCCGCAGACGATGCAGACGATGACCCGCTACGACGATCTGACCGGGGAAGTGCTCGCCTACTTCGTCGAAAAGATCGGCTGGCTGCGCGGCGAGGGCGTGACGCAGATCGTGCTCGACCCGGGCTTCGGCTTTTCGAAAACCGTGGAGCAGAACTTCCGCCTGCTGGGCGAAATGCACCGGCTGGGCGAACTGGGCTATCCGGTTCTGGCCGGCATATCCCGCAAGTCGATGATATACAAGACGCTCGACACGACGCCGGACGACGCCCTCGCAGGCACGACGGCGCTGCACTGGGAATGCCTGCGTCAGGGCGCATCGATCCTGCGCGTGCACGACACGCGCGAGGCGGCGCAAATCGTCGCGCTGTACGAACGGTACGAACAATCCAATGACCGATAG
- a CDS encoding GNAT family N-acetyltransferase, translating to MDRHIVIREYEPADKEAVLSLIRANTPEYFAPEEEADLSRYLDCEREWFYVLLFDGKIVGCGGINLADERTTGKISWDILHPEYQGRSLGTRLLRFRIEKLGSLGGIRRITVRTSQLAFGFYRKQGFVLKEVKKDYWAEGFDLYAMEYGGWK from the coding sequence ATGGATCGTCATATAGTGATCCGGGAATACGAGCCGGCCGATAAGGAAGCCGTCTTGAGCCTGATCCGGGCCAATACGCCCGAGTATTTCGCGCCGGAGGAGGAGGCCGACCTGAGCCGGTATCTCGACTGCGAGAGGGAGTGGTTCTACGTCCTGCTTTTCGACGGAAAGATCGTCGGTTGCGGCGGAATCAACCTGGCGGACGAGCGAACGACGGGAAAAATCAGTTGGGATATCCTGCATCCCGAGTATCAGGGCCGATCGCTGGGAACCCGGTTGCTCAGGTTCCGGATCGAAAAGCTCGGATCGCTCGGCGGCATCCGGAGGATCACGGTCAGAACCTCGCAACTGGCTTTCGGATTCTACCGGAAGCAGGGCTTCGTGCTCAAGGAGGTGAAAAAGGATTATTGGGCCGAGGGATTCGACCTGTATGCCATGGAGTACGGAGGCTGGAAATGA
- a CDS encoding TIGR02757 family protein, with the protein MIPEPIRELLDELYERYDTPGFIEDDPISVPHGFTRREDIEIAGFLAATIAWGNRRSIVRNGRKLMELMDRSPYDFTMNASRNELLPLLDFVHRTFNGGDCIDFIGALRGICLRDGSLGGYFEREYAETGDLRTVLSRFRTAFWSADHRPRAEKHLSSIDRGASCKRLCMYLKWMVRDDGRGVDFGLWKSIPPAALYLPLDVHTGHMGRALGLLARKQNDWKAVEEITASLRTLDASDPVRYDFALFGAGIDGFLK; encoded by the coding sequence ATGATACCCGAACCGATCCGCGAGCTGCTCGACGAGCTGTACGAGCGCTACGACACGCCCGGATTCATCGAAGACGACCCGATCTCCGTCCCGCACGGCTTCACGCGCCGGGAGGATATCGAGATCGCCGGCTTCCTCGCCGCGACGATAGCCTGGGGCAACCGCCGCTCGATCGTCCGCAACGGACGGAAACTGATGGAGCTGATGGACCGCTCCCCTTACGACTTCACGATGAACGCATCGAGGAACGAGCTGCTGCCGCTGCTCGACTTCGTCCACAGAACATTCAACGGGGGCGACTGCATCGATTTTATCGGCGCCTTGCGCGGCATCTGCCTGCGCGACGGCTCGCTGGGCGGCTATTTCGAGCGGGAATACGCCGAAACGGGCGACCTGCGGACCGTGCTGTCGCGCTTCCGCACGGCTTTCTGGAGCGCGGATCACCGCCCGAGAGCCGAGAAGCACCTCTCGTCGATCGACCGGGGCGCCTCGTGCAAGCGTTTGTGCATGTATCTCAAATGGATGGTTCGCGACGACGGACGGGGCGTAGACTTCGGACTGTGGAAGTCGATTCCCCCGGCAGCGCTCTATCTGCCGCTCGACGTGCATACGGGCCATATGGGCCGCGCACTCGGACTGCTCGCCCGAAAGCAGAACGACTGGAAGGCCGTCGAGGAGATCACCGCCTCGCTCCGGACGCTCGACGCTTCCGATCCGGTCAGGTACGACTTCGCGCTGTTCGGCGCCGGGATAGACGGATTCCTGAAATAG
- a CDS encoding class I SAM-dependent methyltransferase: MRSELLSASGWKDYELLDSGRFEKLERFGRYVLARPEPQAVWDRSLSEDEWRARADAVFRRDGRSGERGEWTLRAGMPDRWFVEYGGGMSLKFRMGLTSFKHVGLFPEQAENWEFIFREVRRLGAGARVLNLFAYTGGASLAARAAGADVTHVDSVKPVVSWARENMEASGMDGIRWIVEDALKFVRREARRGRRYDGIVLDPPAYGRGAAGEKWVLEEHINEMLSLCGELLSARGSFLVLNLYSMGLSALLARTAVRQLVGECSSEQFGELYFSDPFGKSLPLGVYYRMSRL; the protein is encoded by the coding sequence ATGCGGTCCGAGCTGTTGTCCGCTTCCGGCTGGAAGGACTACGAGCTGCTGGACAGCGGCCGTTTCGAGAAACTCGAGCGTTTCGGACGCTACGTCCTCGCGCGCCCCGAGCCTCAGGCCGTTTGGGACCGCTCGCTCAGCGAGGACGAGTGGAGGGCACGGGCCGACGCCGTGTTCCGTCGTGACGGCCGCAGCGGCGAGCGAGGCGAGTGGACGCTTCGCGCGGGCATGCCCGACCGTTGGTTTGTGGAATACGGAGGAGGAATGAGCCTGAAATTCCGCATGGGGCTTACCTCGTTCAAGCATGTGGGGCTTTTCCCCGAGCAGGCCGAGAACTGGGAGTTCATTTTCCGCGAAGTCCGCCGGCTGGGCGCCGGAGCGCGCGTGCTGAACCTGTTCGCCTATACGGGCGGAGCGTCGCTGGCCGCCCGGGCGGCCGGTGCCGACGTAACGCACGTCGATTCGGTCAAACCGGTGGTGAGTTGGGCCCGGGAGAATATGGAGGCTTCGGGCATGGACGGAATCCGGTGGATCGTGGAGGATGCGCTGAAGTTCGTCCGCCGCGAAGCGAGGCGGGGCCGCCGCTACGACGGCATCGTGCTCGATCCGCCGGCTTACGGCCGGGGAGCGGCCGGCGAGAAATGGGTTCTCGAGGAGCATATCAACGAGATGCTGAGCCTCTGCGGCGAGTTGCTCTCCGCGCGGGGCAGCTTCCTCGTGCTGAACCTTTACTCGATGGGACTCTCCGCACTGCTGGCCCGGACGGCGGTCCGGCAGCTCGTCGGCGAGTGCTCTTCGGAGCAGTTCGGCGAGCTCTACTTCTCCGATCCTTTCGGCAAGTCGCTTCCGCTGGGAGTCTATTACCGGATGTCGAGGCTGTGA
- a CDS encoding ABC transporter ATP-binding protein, with product MIRTKEIRKSFGTLEVLKGIDLLVERGEVVSIVGPSGAGKTTLLQILGTLSRPNSGEIEIDGEAVHALSDRQLSRFRNTKIGFVFQFHHLLPEFTALENVCIPGYIGGRDRREVEKRAAELLEMLGMEHRSSHKPAELSGGEQQRVAIARALINSPAVLLADEPSGNLDTKNREEIHRLFFTLRDTLGQTVVIVTHDGQLAAMSDRKIEMVDGQIVR from the coding sequence ATGATACGAACCAAGGAGATACGCAAGAGTTTCGGCACGCTCGAAGTGCTCAAGGGAATCGACCTGCTCGTCGAACGGGGCGAGGTCGTCTCGATCGTCGGCCCGAGCGGTGCAGGCAAGACGACGCTGCTGCAAATTCTGGGCACGCTGAGCCGCCCGAACTCGGGCGAGATCGAGATCGACGGAGAGGCGGTGCACGCCCTTTCGGACCGGCAGCTCTCGCGCTTCCGCAATACGAAAATCGGCTTCGTTTTCCAGTTCCACCATCTGCTGCCCGAGTTCACGGCGCTGGAAAACGTCTGCATACCGGGTTATATAGGCGGCCGCGACCGGCGCGAGGTCGAGAAGCGCGCGGCCGAGCTGCTCGAAATGCTCGGTATGGAGCACCGCTCGTCGCACAAGCCGGCCGAGCTGTCGGGAGGCGAGCAGCAGCGGGTGGCCATTGCCCGCGCGCTGATCAACTCCCCGGCCGTGCTGCTGGCCGACGAGCCGTCGGGCAACCTCGACACGAAAAACAGGGAGGAGATTCACCGGCTGTTCTTCACGCTGCGGGACACGCTGGGCCAGACCGTCGTCATCGTGACGCACGACGGACAGCTGGCCGCCATGTCGGACCGAAAGATCGAAATGGTCGACGGACAGATCGTCCGTTGA